In Massilistercora timonensis, the following are encoded in one genomic region:
- a CDS encoding L-lactate permease codes for MNLPVDLLHWLAAFAPIAMLLFLMIKRKWGIRAAAPVGFAVTVLTGLCFYRADLELILLQCGKGIWSALPILLIIATAIFLYQVGEEAGAFPVIRNGMRKFLPNELLLVLAMGWILESFLQGITGFGVPVAVGAPLLMGIGVRPVWAVIIPLLGQSWGNTFGTLAVSWDMLAVSAGMEAGSEAYLRMAFWACVFLWIWNLVIGLVICWFYGRGRALKKGLPAVLVLSLVQGGGELLMTRVSTTLACFLPACVSLILVVVLGRTRSYREEWRLEDSGIMDREKEAKEEEADSMIAGMSLPQAFVPYFLLTFIALGVLLVEPIRSFLGRFEIGLSFPETATGYSYVNEAVADYGAVAPFTHASMFLLVAGAAAFFYYRKRGWIRPGGAGRIARKTCAMIGSPCLTVVVLVMMSMVMSGTGQTLVLAEGIAGVLGRGYIVLAPFVGALGSFMTGSNMNSNILFGEFQTATAKLLEVDSSMILGAQTAGASIGAAVSPSNIVLGATTAGILGREGEVLRRILKLTVPAAVAVGAILFLAVGI; via the coding sequence ATGAATCTACCTGTTGATCTTCTGCATTGGCTGGCGGCTTTTGCCCCCATCGCCATGCTGTTGTTCCTAATGATAAAACGAAAATGGGGAATCCGGGCGGCAGCGCCGGTGGGGTTTGCGGTCACGGTTCTGACAGGCCTTTGCTTCTACAGGGCAGATCTGGAGTTGATCCTCCTGCAATGTGGGAAAGGGATATGGAGCGCCCTTCCCATCCTGCTGATCATCGCTACGGCCATCTTTCTTTACCAGGTGGGGGAGGAGGCGGGCGCATTCCCGGTGATCCGGAATGGAATGCGCAAATTCCTGCCCAATGAACTGCTGCTGGTGCTGGCCATGGGGTGGATCCTGGAGAGCTTTCTCCAGGGGATCACAGGTTTTGGCGTTCCGGTGGCGGTGGGGGCTCCGCTTCTGATGGGGATTGGAGTCCGCCCTGTGTGGGCGGTGATCATACCGCTGCTGGGTCAGTCCTGGGGGAATACCTTTGGGACCCTTGCCGTGAGCTGGGATATGCTGGCAGTGAGCGCGGGCATGGAGGCAGGAAGCGAAGCGTATCTTAGAATGGCGTTCTGGGCCTGCGTCTTCCTCTGGATCTGGAATCTGGTGATCGGTTTGGTGATCTGCTGGTTTTATGGCAGGGGAAGAGCGCTGAAGAAGGGGCTGCCGGCGGTGCTGGTCCTGTCCCTGGTTCAGGGAGGCGGGGAGCTTCTCATGACCCGGGTGAGCACTACGCTTGCCTGTTTTCTGCCGGCCTGTGTTTCCCTGATCCTGGTGGTTGTGCTGGGGAGAACCAGGTCTTACCGGGAAGAATGGCGGCTGGAAGACAGCGGGATCATGGATCGGGAAAAGGAAGCCAAGGAGGAGGAAGCAGACAGCATGATTGCGGGGATGTCGTTGCCTCAGGCGTTTGTACCTTATTTCCTGCTCACCTTCATTGCGCTGGGAGTTCTTCTGGTGGAGCCGATCCGCAGCTTTCTGGGGCGGTTTGAGATAGGACTGTCTTTTCCGGAGACGGCCACCGGGTACAGCTATGTCAATGAAGCGGTAGCAGACTACGGCGCGGTGGCGCCGTTTACCCATGCCAGCATGTTTCTTCTGGTTGCGGGAGCAGCTGCGTTCTTCTATTACAGGAAGCGCGGCTGGATCAGACCGGGCGGAGCAGGCAGGATCGCAAGGAAGACTTGCGCCATGATCGGTTCACCCTGTCTTACGGTGGTGGTACTGGTAATGATGTCCATGGTTATGAGCGGAACCGGGCAGACGCTGGTGCTGGCAGAGGGGATCGCAGGCGTCCTGGGAAGAGGATATATCGTCCTGGCGCCCTTTGTAGGCGCCCTGGGAAGCTTTATGACAGGAAGCAATATGAATTCCAATATTCTATTCGGAGAATTTCAGACTGCCACAGCCAAACTTTTGGAGGTGGATAGTTCCATGATCCTGGGGGCGCAGACGGCGGGCGCTTCCATCGGCGCGGCGGTAAGCCCCAGCAACATTGTGCTGGGAGCCACCACAGCGGGGATCCTGGGCCGGGAAGGAGAAGTGCTGCGGCGGATCCTGAAGCTTACGGTTCCGGCAGCAGTGGCGGTGGGGGCGATCCTGTTCCTGGCCGTGGGGATCTGA
- a CDS encoding M20 family metallo-hydrolase codes for MRERIEENLEYLKGITATPGDGCTRLPFTREAREAVEYLKKIMEEAGLEAREDAAGNVIGVWRGEDPALPCVMMGSHYDSVMQGGDYDGIAGVVCAVEVARSLREKGIVPKRDLVVVGFCDEEGVRFGTGYFGSGAILGERDPAYCQSYRDPKGISIYEAMKAYGFDPEKIREAAWPEGSIRAFLEIHIEQGPVLDAEGVELGLVEGIVGIQRYVVSVLGRADHAGTTPMEMRHDAAEAAAKVIARIPDWAREEGEGTVATVGYIHTVPGGMNIVAERVEFTVDIRSMDNGHICNIADNLREALERETKEMGGSYEIETKLVTDPTPMSREMLGILEAGCRKRGYSYRYLPSGAGHDAQEMAKAAPAAMLFAPSRAGRSHCPEEYTEYEDLARAAEVMGDLAERLLVTR; via the coding sequence ATGAGAGAGAGGATCGAAGAAAATCTGGAATATCTGAAGGGGATCACAGCTACTCCGGGAGATGGCTGTACCCGGCTTCCCTTTACCCGGGAGGCGAGAGAAGCAGTGGAATATCTGAAGAAGATCATGGAAGAAGCGGGACTGGAAGCGAGAGAGGACGCCGCTGGCAATGTGATCGGGGTATGGCGGGGAGAAGATCCGGCGCTTCCCTGCGTGATGATGGGGTCTCATTATGATTCGGTGATGCAGGGCGGCGATTATGACGGGATCGCCGGGGTGGTCTGCGCCGTTGAGGTGGCAAGGTCCCTCCGGGAGAAGGGGATCGTGCCAAAGCGGGACCTGGTGGTTGTGGGATTCTGCGATGAGGAGGGCGTGCGCTTCGGCACCGGCTACTTTGGGTCCGGAGCCATACTGGGAGAGCGGGATCCGGCTTATTGCCAAAGTTACAGAGATCCAAAGGGGATCTCTATTTATGAGGCCATGAAAGCCTATGGGTTTGACCCGGAGAAGATCAGGGAGGCGGCGTGGCCGGAAGGTTCCATCAGGGCGTTCCTGGAGATCCACATCGAGCAGGGGCCGGTGCTGGATGCAGAAGGGGTTGAACTGGGACTGGTGGAAGGCATCGTGGGGATCCAGAGATATGTCGTATCTGTCCTGGGCCGTGCGGATCACGCCGGGACCACGCCCATGGAGATGCGCCATGACGCGGCGGAGGCGGCGGCCAAAGTCATTGCCCGGATCCCGGACTGGGCAAGAGAAGAAGGAGAGGGGACGGTAGCGACGGTGGGCTACATCCATACAGTCCCCGGAGGTATGAATATCGTGGCGGAGCGGGTAGAGTTTACGGTGGACATCCGTTCTATGGACAATGGACATATCTGCAACATCGCGGACAACCTGCGGGAAGCCCTGGAGCGGGAGACAAAGGAGATGGGCGGAAGCTATGAGATAGAGACCAAGCTTGTGACCGATCCTACGCCCATGAGCCGGGAGATGCTGGGGATCCTGGAAGCGGGCTGCCGTAAGCGGGGGTACTCTTACCGGTATCTGCCAAGCGGCGCCGGCCATGACGCCCAGGAGATGGCGAAAGCAGCCCCGGCGGCGATGCTTTTTGCGCCCAGCCGGGCGGGAAGGAGCCATTGCCCGGAGGAATATACGGAATATGAGGATCTGGCCCGGGCGGCGGAGGTTATGGGGGATCTGGCGGAGCGGCTTCTGGTGACACGTTAA